A genome region from Eretmochelys imbricata isolate rEreImb1 chromosome 8, rEreImb1.hap1, whole genome shotgun sequence includes the following:
- the LOC144269644 gene encoding pancreatic secretory trypsin inhibitor-like, which translates to MKAAGLFLLLGVGLYCCSGNAKPGGASDGGKEPDCGRYMLPGCPKILDPVCGTDNATYPNECELCAENLKRQTNVRIKKRGMC; encoded by the exons ATGAAGGCAGCtggcctcttcctgctcctcGGCGTGGGGCTTTACTGCTGCTCAG GCAATGCCAAACCGGGTGGTGCTTCTGACGGAGGGAAAGAG CCAGATTGTGGCAGATATATGCTTCCGGGCTGCCCCAAAATCCTCGACCCTGTATGTGGCACCGACAATGCGACGTACCCCAATGAGTGTGAGTTGTGTGCTGAGAACCT GAAAAGGCAAACTAATGTTCGCATAAAGAAGAGAGGAATGTGCTGA